The Globicephala melas chromosome X, mGloMel1.2, whole genome shotgun sequence genome contains the following window.
AACGTCTTTGTATCCTCCCACATTGCTTAGCATAGGAATAAGCATGTAACAGGTGTTCAATGAAAACCCACTGATTGAAAAATAAGgcacagaaaactatatgatCTTGGGAAAGTCTCTTCATTGCCCTGGGATGCTGATCCTCTATCTGTAAAATAATGCTGTTTGTATGATTTCTCAGGCTCTTTCAAGCAATAATAGTCCATAGCAACATGATTGATAAGGCATAGGGAAAGGCAGTGGGAATTGATGCTTGTTAGATGGTGGCAGATGGCTTTTGGTGGGAGATACATCTTACACTAGGGCCTCCAAGTGTTAGGCATAGGACCAAATGAATGATTTGGTAGAATTATATCAATTCctatcatatttttcttctttttgtcctcttttctctccatttctcatcTGTCTTGCATTGAACTTCTATCTTCACTAGAGAGTAGCTGCTGTAGAGATCGCAGTGTTAGAGCCAGATGACATGTGATAGAATCTTTTCcatctctgccacttattagctacGCAAGCTTGGACAAGttccttcatctctctgagcctcagggtcGTTAAGTGTAAAGTAGAATAAGAATACATATCCAGCCTACTTTAATGGGATTCTTATGAAGATAACAGTACCATACGTAAGACCTTTATGAGCTGTGAAATATTATACAACATAAGGAATTTTTCCTTTccactttttcctttcttgttgcCTATGACCTAAGCCTGCCATTGGTCCCATGGGTATTATTTAGCTTACTGTCAGCCCTCTTGCCTGGAGGCAGCTCTGAACACTGACCTagggacatttttaaaaacaggtaggCTTCATTGGAGGTGAAACCTCATAACTGTACATATAGCACACAGAATGGGTTGGGGGTAGAAAATGAAGGTTGGGAGTTACATTTGAGCTTACATCGTGCTAGAGGCCAGATTGGTATCACCATGCTTGAATTTGCCATCCAGTGCCAGGCCCTGTTTCTGACAGTTGGCAGCCAGGAGTGGGGTTACTGCAAAGCTCTTGGAGAAGGTGGAGTTAGCAGCTATAGTCTCCctttcaaaggaaaagaagagatgaaCTTAAGCTAGGCTTGCCAACTAAGTGATTCTCATTCCCAAGAGTTTTTTGCACGATTCCATGAAACTACTGGAGTATCCAAGAGAGCTGGCATGTCTGACTGTGGAGAGTGGGAACAATTCACTCTGGTGGGAAATACTTATGCCTCTGCCCTCTCTCAGGACTTGATGATCCTCTTGTGGTATCCCCCCTCCAGCTCTCTTGAGAATCCCTCCCTCTTTCCACATCAACCCTCACCTTGATGTTCCTCAGTCCTGGGCTCTTCTCCACTTCCTTCTTTCCCCAACACCCTCCTCTGCCTCCAGACCCCGGCCCTCGTCCCACCACCCTATCCCTTGGCTCTCTGACCCAGGCCCCAGCGCCAGCTCACATGAACTCCTGAACGAACACAGTCTTGGTGTACTTGTCTAGTGAATACAGGATGACATCTGTGATCTGGTCAACTGAAGAGCCGGGAAAAACACATGACTACAATTAGTCAGTCATCCTCGAGACCCCAACTTGCTGCCCTTGTACACGGGCACATTACTCATGATATACTAAGATGTGCATATGGACAAACAGAGATACGTGTTCTGATAAGCCTGCAATGGAGGGAAAGCCTAGAAGAATGCAGACTGGGTAAGTGGGGCAGAGTTCTGGAAAAAGACCTCTGGATTTGGGACCAGGTGCGGGGGATAGGAAAAGAAGCTCACCTGAAATCTTAATCTTTTTGATGACCTTGTTGGTGCAGTTGTTGATGGAAACGTTGACAGTGATGGATTTGCCGTGGTAGTGAACCTGAAGCAGGAGGAGAGGCCCATTATAAGACTGGAGGGAGAACACCCAGATCAAGGCCTAGAATTTGTTTCCTCAGTGCTTTTGTCACCCTGGCTTCCACCCTTGTCTTCCCAAGTAGGAGATCAATGAAGAAAGGGTGTCAGAGGGGTTGCAAGGTAGGGGGCATTAAATGGGGGTGACAAACCTCCCTGTCCATCCAGGCCTGGAGTTGTAGGGGCTGAGCTGACAGAAGAAAGCGGCGAACAGTCTGGGCCCAGGGACCAGGGCCTGGCTCCAGGGGTGCAAACTGGATTTTCCGAATCACCAGCCGCACAGAGTCTCTAAGTAGAGGCCAAGGGGACAGCCAGAATGTCTCCTTAGGACCCACAGACCTTTCTCATGCTAACCCCATAGCCCAGTCCTtgcttggggaggggaggtggtgggaggCCTCTGTCAGAGAACTCCTCTGGACCCTCAAGGTAGGTATCTAGACccaggtcagcaaactatggctcagtggccaaatctggcctgcttcCTGTTTCTGTATGGCCTGCAAACTAAGAAtggttattacattttttaatggttgaaaagAAATCCacaataatatttcatgacatgtggaaattatgtaaaattcaaatttcagtgtccataaataaagccACGCTCGTTCATTTACGTACTGCCTATGGCTGTTCTCATGCTACAGTGGCACAGCTGAGTAGTTACAACAAAAACTACATTGCTCACAAAgcctgaatatttcttttttggccttttacaggaaagtttgctgacccttgcccTAGAGCAAAGAAGAGGAGTCAGAGGGAAATCAGAACTGGGCATCTGAGTTGGTGGTGACAGTGCTACAGAGGTTAGAAGTAGGGCTGTTTCTGTCCTGAGAGCAAGATCTGTTTTCTGGCACAGGCCGGAGGCAGGGATTTTGGAGAGGACCAAAGAAATACCTCTTGGAGACTTTCTCCTCCAGGTTTTCAGCACAGAAACTCTTCACTTCAAAGTCAACACCACAGGCCTGCAAAGGGGCAAGAGCAAGAAGAACTCATTTCTGACACTACCCCTCCCTTCCTCATGGGTTTATAAGGAAATGTCTGATCCCGTCCCTTAACTGTCCCTTTCTCTAGTCTTGTCCATTTATCCCCCTGTCCCTCTTTTTCAGAACCCAGACCTCACCTTCCCTGTATCATCAGGACCTGGCTGCAGTGTCACCGAACAGGGCAGGTTGACAACCATCTAAAAGATCAGAAGGAGGTCAGCAAACAGAAGAAACAGGGACCCCTTTCCTCTGTTCTCCTTCTTTAGCTTCCTTTCTTAATCTTCCCTGGAAGCCTTACCCGGGACTTGGGGTCAGTACCTGCAGGGTAAAAGGGTAGGCATTGTCCCCCAGCTTGTGCAGCAGTCGCTCCTGCAGGACTGTGAGGGGCCCCTGGGGGCTGCTGTGCTCAGCTGGGACCACTTGCTGGACCTGTACATACAGATCTTTGCGGAACGTCAGACCAATCACATCCAAGTCATCATGGCCATAGCGAAAGGCACACGTCAACATGACAAACACTGCagacaaaggaggaagagagtgACCTGTCAGACCTGAGGGGGAAAGGAGATCTTAAATAGCTCAGAGGAAGACATGGAGAGACAATGTAATatgatcaaaacagtatggccaTAAAGAAAAGGATCAATACATTTGActatagtaaaatttaaaagttctttacaTTAAGTGTCTTTATAAATAGTGAAACAAGCAAAAGCCTGAGAGGAAATACTTGCAACACATATAACAAACAAAAGTTTAGTGTTcataatacataaagaactcccacaaatcagtaataaaaatgaaaacagcccAATATAAAAGTGTGCAAAGTTTATGAATAGACTCTGCACAGAAGAGCAAAACAGAATGGCCAATAAGGTATGAAAACATGTCCAGTCTAATGATAATCAGAtaagtacaaattaaaaccacagtgagaggacttccctggtggtcccgtggttaaggctctgtgctcccaatgcaggggacctgggttcgattcctggtcagggaactagatcccacatgccacaactaagagttcacatggggcttccctggtggcgcagtggttgagagtccgcctgccgatacaggggacacgggttcatgccccggtccgggaagatcccacacgccgcagagcggctgggcccgtgagccatggccgctgagcctgcacgtccggagcctgtgctccacaacgggagaggccacaacagtgagaggcacgcataccgggaaaaaaaaaaaaaaaaaaaaaaaaacagagttcacatgccgcaactaaaagatcctgcatgctgcaactaaaaaaaaatccctcgtgccacaacgaagatcctgcatgccgcaactaagacccagcacagccaaataaataaataaataatttttaaaaacccacaatgTGATAACACTTCACAGCCATCATATTGTCAAAAACTTTAAAGTCTGACAGCACTATGTGTTGAGCAGTGCTCCAGATGTGGAGCAATGGGGTTCATTACACACTGTGGTGGGAATATACATTAGTACaaccacttttttttcctctcagagtccctaggtttatttatttatttttttacagaggACAATTCAATTAATGAGGAAACCAGTAAGATGTTAAGACTGATACAATAGAAAATTCAAGGACCTAGAGATTTGTAGTTGGTCAAgggaatgcagaaaaaaaattgctaacaaatcagtacaaccactttggaaaactgttgggCACTATCCAGTAAAGCTGAATCTTCTCATATCTTATGATCTAAGACGAATTTAGAGGAAGTCTTGCTCATGTCTATAAGGAGATACCTATGAGAATGTTCATTGCGTCAACGTTTGTCATAGCATAAGATTGGAAATGATTTAAATACCTATCAATGGGAGAATGGGTAAACagttgtggtatattcatatcaTGGAATACTAAACTGaggttaaaataaatgaactaaactCCATGTATTAACATGGTTAAGTCTCAAAAACTATTGAGTAAAAAATGCTAGCTGCACGATGATATGCACAATCTGATACCATGTACGTAAAGTTGAAAAGCATGTAGAACAGTACCAAAGTCACTCactgatatataaatatagagtAGAAGTATAGAAACATCATGGGAGTAATAAACATCAAATTCAGGATAGTAATTATCTGTGGTGgaggcaggaagaaaaggagggagggaggaaggagtatGGGATTAGGGAAGGATACACAGGAGACTTCAGTTTGATTCTGTGATTCTTTTTAAAGCTAGGTGGTGAGTACAGGGTATTCATTACATAATTCTCTAGGGTCAGAATACTTGGGCTTGAATATGACTTGCATAAGTCCCTCGAGTTGTCTGAGCCTCAATTATTTCACCTGTCAATAATAGGACTGCACTGAGAGCTCTACATATGTTATTTGGACCTCACAATAATCCTCTGAAGTATTATTACCTCCACTTTACAGGTAGAGAAAATGAGCTCAGAGCAGCTAAGTGACAACCCAGGATTTCAACTcaggcctgactccaaagcccagtcTCGTAT
Protein-coding sequences here:
- the ARR3 gene encoding arrestin-C, which gives rise to MANISRVFKKTCSNGKLSIYLGKRDFVDHVDMVEPIDGVVLVDPDYLKGRKMFVMLTCAFRYGHDDLDVIGLTFRKDLYVQVQQVVPAEHSSPQGPLTVLQERLLHKLGDNAYPFTLQMVVNLPCSVTLQPGPDDTGKACGVDFEVKSFCAENLEEKVSKRDSVRLVIRKIQFAPLEPGPGPWAQTVRRFLLSAQPLQLQAWMDREVHYHGKSITVNVSINNCTNKVIKKIKISVDQITDVILYSLDKYTKTVFVQEFMETIAANSTFSKSFAVTPLLAANCQKQGLALDGKFKHGDTNLASSTILRPGMDKELLGILVSYKVRVNLMVSCGGILGDLTASDVGVELPLILMHPKPSNEAASSEDIVIEEFAQQQPGREESQEALAAEGDEGT